DNA from Ananas comosus cultivar F153 linkage group 12, ASM154086v1, whole genome shotgun sequence:
AAACTATTGGGGGTATATTATACTTCCGTTGGCGTCATCACTCCTGGAATATAAAGAATTTCACTTCCTTCAAGCTCGAGCAATATTTCCTAGAACAGAATAAACATGGAGTATATAAGAAACATAAATAGTCCAAGTTACACCAATACAGGCAAAGAAGTAGAAAATTCACTGAAAATATTACGATTTACACATTTCCTTTTAACATTTTGAAACCTATGCTCAATCCCATCACAATTTAGACCATCAGCTGTAAACATCCTtctgtttaaattttaatcagaaAACATCGAAACACAATCTAAAATACTACTATGCCCCCACTTAATATTTTCCAGCATATTTTCATACTTCTTGTCAAGGGAACTGAAGTGCTAATAATATGAATATCGAGGCAGTTTAATGTATGTTTTTATCTTTCAGGTAGGGAGAGAGAGTGCAAATCGCGACATCTGCAGGGAGCTTCTCCATTTTAGCAGTAATAATATGCTTTGGTTTTGATTCAAAGATGcggataatatataatagagaaCACTTGTTGCTAAAAACGGTTAGAAAATTCAAGCTAGTGAGACGCATGCACTacaaaagacaaaaagaaatgatagtttcaaattttttggtaCGTACAGTGACTGAGCAGGGACTCATGAGAAATTGAGCCCCAGCTTTTACTGCTTTCCGCGCATCCTCCACATTTAAGATAGTGCCAACCTAAATAAGCATCGCTATATAgtaccaaaatgtataaggaggGGATAATGCTGCAATGGAATATAACAGTTGACATACAAAGTTCCTAGATCACAAAAATAAGTTGGTAAAGCCAGGAATGTTATACAGAGTACCAATTATTACATGGTAGCTCTTTAGAAAGTAGACAGATGATTTCAAAGTCTAACAAAAATATTACAATGTAAAAGAACTAGAATGGATTTCCACAGATGAACCTAGACAATGGTATCAATGTGTATAATGTATCATTCGCTACTTTCAAGGCAAAATTTTGATAGTGCAAAGCTTAGTAAACTGTCAAAGATAACTACCCCAAATGTCAATGAAGGATGATCTTTTCGAAGGTCCTTTATcacctgaaaaagaaaaagaaaaagaaaaaaattcttcCATGTCAAAGAGTAAATGTGGCAAGGAGAAAAATACAAGTAAATTGCACCAGTTGGCCGCGGTCCTCAACTTTTAGTGTAGCTTCAATCTGTCTCGATCTTTCAGTCGTTGCGATTTTATCATTTTTGTCAGAATCATCCATTAAATTGAACAAAAATATCTGTGCACTCACCATCTGACAACCACATAGGCTACTTATGGATTGCTCCTACGGTGGAGCAGTGATTTCCATccaatttaaaaaaagtaacttaataagaaaagggaaaaattgTCCCAAATGAACGTTTATCAACCCAATTATGACAGTTATAAGGTTGGGACCAAACTGAAACCAGTTAAAGAGGCTGGCGACACCTCATGTTCCCAAATAAGAAAGAATCTAACCTCCAATACTCCTGGAGTGGACATGACTATCTCGAGCTACACATCAAATAAGCAGgcaatttagtaaaaattagaaaaaggaaaaagaaaaagaataattctACTATCTGATTAAATACattgaaaaaaaatcaagaagcGAGACTCACAACAGAGATGCCACCTCTCAAAGCAGCAGAAGCAGCGTCCATTGCCGTCTTGCCGCTATAAAATATTTCGGTAAGCATAAATCTTGACTACCTATTGCTTGGAATTTTAAATAAACCCATATAATACATGACATGATATGGCGGTCTCAAACTCTTAAATCTACAATTTTAGTCTCTTAAAGTTTGATCTGTGTAACAACCGAGCTCTTCAGCAGCCGTCACGCCAACACCATCTCAAGAGTTTGCCGACATGGCCGTGTTTCAATCTTTTAGCGCCAATCATGCTGCTTACAtggcttcttttttctttttttttttccttagacAGTAGATTACCAAAAATACTTAGGACAAACTTCAAAGACTATATACTATTAAAACTGAAACTTGCAACATAATTGAAATCAGGGTCAAACTTTCATAAACTAAATTTGTGGTCAACTGAATGctaaaaaaaacataacaagATCATCACTAATAGAAGAGATGCTTCTCCAaaagagccttttttttttttaactttttccttCTGCCGCAGAATTAACCTACTTGCAGCATGACCCACtaacttttattataattaagtgcTAAAACACCACTAATTTGTTTCTCATTACACTTTGACCCATAAAACATGATTtagttgaaaaaagaaaaaaaacttcttaATCTATCTTCAACCAATCTGTTAGTGAAGCTTCTacaccaaattaaaatttttgggcAGCGCAATTTAGTTGTTCGCATCAAATCAAGCTTGTTAATGCTAACTAATCACTGAggctactttttctttttaaccagTGAATAAAATTGAACTGTAAAACAAGTTAGTGAATAAATTGGCAGCAAATtaaagcttttttcttttcttttgaaaggTAGCATCAAATTAAAAGTCAAATTGCAAGCAGGAAAAAGTTACTGGATTTGTCCGATTCTAGTCTctaaaaaaagctaaattttCCATAAAAGAGAATCTACGAAAAAACAAAACCACCCTACAATACCTAATAGTTCCGATACTGgcgagatagagagagagagtgagaaagtACTCGTGGGCGCGGAGGCAAGCGATGACCCCGGAGTTTTGAATCgcggttagggttttaggaggaggaggaggaggaggaggagagaacaGAGACAAGCTCGCAAGCGCCATGAGAGAAAGCTAtagacgaagacgacgacgaagaagagagTGTGATAAGCGGGTAATAAACTGATAAAGtggatcaaatttaaatttaaaaaatccaGACCCGTGTTCTGATGGGCCCGGCCCAACACAGGCCCAAAATTACCGCCAATAGAATGTAATTAGGGAgaaattgcacttttggtcctcaaacatTAAGGCGTAtgacactttagtcctcaaactttaagtTGATTGATTTTAGgttcaaacttttaaattgttgcaattGAGGCCtacaattcaatttagttggttaaataataaTGCATCACAAATAAGTTCTGATGTGGTAGTGTAATTATCAATAATGTGGTAATTATTAAGATGTCGTAACTCTATCATATTAGtaaaatatcaatatttagtcaattaaattggcTCAAAActcttaattgtaataatttaaaaaaacctAGTAA
Protein-coding regions in this window:
- the LOC109717924 gene encoding uncharacterized protein LOC109717924 isoform X3; this encodes MALASLSLFSPPPPPPPPKTLTAIQNSGVIACLRAHDGKTAMDAASAALRGGISVLEIVMSTPGVLEVIKDLRKDHPSLTFGVGTILNVEDARKAVKAGAQFLMSPCSVTEILLELEGSEILYIPGVMTPTEVLLAYNAGAKIVKVYPVSLLGGEKYISALKKPFPHVPMVASQGVTTESIGRYIEAGASAVVLSDAIFDKGAMQQRSFDEIERLASCAVLQANQAIK
- the LOC109717924 gene encoding uncharacterized protein LOC109717924 isoform X2, which encodes MALASLSLFSPPPPPPPPKTLTAIQNSGVIACLRAHDGKTAMDAASAALRGGISVLEIVMSTPGVLEEQSISSLCGCQMVSAQIFLFNLMDDSDKNDKIATTERSRQIEATLKVIKDLRKDHPSLTFGEILLELEGSEILYIPGVMTPTEVLLAYNAGAKIVKVYPVSLLGGEKYISALKKPFPHVPMVASQGVTTESIGRYIEAGASAVVLSDAIFDKGAMQQRSFDEIERLASCAVLQANQAIK
- the LOC109717924 gene encoding uncharacterized protein LOC109717924 isoform X1 yields the protein MALASLSLFSPPPPPPPPKTLTAIQNSGVIACLRAHDGKTAMDAASAALRGGISVLEIVMSTPGVLEEQSISSLCGCQMVSAQIFLFNLMDDSDKNDKIATTERSRQIEATLKVIKDLRKDHPSLTFGVGTILNVEDARKAVKAGAQFLMSPCSVTEILLELEGSEILYIPGVMTPTEVLLAYNAGAKIVKVYPVSLLGGEKYISALKKPFPHVPMVASQGVTTESIGRYIEAGASAVVLSDAIFDKGAMQQRSFDEIERLASCAVLQANQAIK
- the LOC109717924 gene encoding uncharacterized protein LOC109717924 isoform X4, with protein sequence MALASLSLFSPPPPPPPPKTLTAIQNSGVIACLRAHDGKTAMDAASAALRGGISVLEIVMSTPGVLEVIKDLRKDHPSLTFGEILLELEGSEILYIPGVMTPTEVLLAYNAGAKIVKVYPVSLLGGEKYISALKKPFPHVPMVASQGVTTESIGRYIEAGASAVVLSDAIFDKGAMQQRSFDEIERLASCAVLQANQAIK